In the genome of Nitrospira japonica, one region contains:
- a CDS encoding marine proteobacterial sortase target protein: MTSHSLTRTSTFRSATRLLGTCLLATLGLLSAGLPALLACGEEPRASDAASHLIGLKDVTQGTLLFKTGQSGRYLPAPILHTDVRITVTGTIVRAKLTQAFINPSHEKDAWAEGVYVFPLPETAAVDHLRMTVGDRTIEGEIKERTEAKKVYEQSKREGKRAGLVEQERPNIFTTSVANIAPGDRIMVEIEYQETVRYDQGTYSIRFPMVVGPRYIPGTPVVMEDQPPVLGWSLDTDRVTDASRIAPPVARPEHPINPVSLTVDLAAGFLPALIKSPSHPILVVTEPDGRRQISLRDEQTPADRDFVLQWTAAAESTPIATAFTQQQGEASYALLMLTPPAWPDQPRAAQPREVIFVIDTSGSMAGTSIEQAKAALQTALSRLTAQDRFNVIQFNNVTRVLFSEPQSVTTTTIRKAVHYVERLHADGGTEILPALKTALKGTAPATHVRQVVFLTDGQVGNEDELFGTIRDQLGTSRLFTIGIGSAPNSHFMRKAAEFGRGTFTYVGSASDVRMHMDAMLRKLERPVLTDVTVDGLDQADELFPARIPDLYEGEPIVLAVKGARLPATVTLRGVLGRTPWTSTVSLTTGSPREGLAVHWARRKIDALMDRQQYGQEDPAVRQAVLDVALAHHLVSTYTSLVAVDHEPVRPTDKTLAMHMLKTNLPAGQDFQAIFGLPRTATSAQLQIFVGTACLILAWLTWRWRRQAS, translated from the coding sequence ATGACATCTCACTCGCTCACACGCACATCGACGTTCAGATCCGCGACACGGCTATTGGGAACCTGTCTGCTCGCTACATTGGGGTTGCTGTCCGCAGGCCTTCCGGCATTGCTGGCCTGCGGGGAAGAACCACGTGCTTCGGACGCCGCTTCACATCTGATCGGACTGAAGGACGTCACTCAGGGCACCCTGCTCTTCAAGACGGGCCAATCCGGTCGCTACCTCCCTGCACCGATTCTTCACACCGACGTCCGGATCACCGTCACCGGTACGATCGTTCGAGCAAAACTGACGCAAGCATTCATCAATCCATCTCATGAGAAGGACGCCTGGGCGGAAGGGGTGTATGTGTTTCCGCTTCCCGAGACCGCCGCGGTCGATCATCTGCGCATGACGGTGGGAGATCGCACGATCGAAGGAGAGATCAAGGAACGGACGGAAGCCAAGAAGGTCTACGAACAGTCCAAACGGGAAGGCAAGCGCGCGGGCTTGGTCGAGCAGGAGCGGCCGAATATCTTCACGACCTCCGTGGCGAACATCGCGCCGGGTGATCGGATCATGGTCGAAATCGAGTATCAGGAGACGGTCCGGTACGATCAGGGCACCTATTCGATCCGTTTCCCCATGGTCGTCGGGCCACGCTACATCCCCGGCACGCCGGTCGTCATGGAGGACCAGCCCCCCGTATTGGGCTGGTCGCTCGATACGGATCGCGTGACGGACGCGTCACGGATCGCCCCGCCGGTCGCGCGGCCAGAGCATCCGATCAATCCGGTCAGCCTCACTGTCGATCTGGCAGCCGGATTTCTTCCTGCTCTGATCAAGTCTCCCTCCCATCCCATCCTCGTCGTGACGGAGCCGGACGGGCGGCGTCAGATCAGTTTGCGGGATGAACAGACTCCAGCCGATCGTGATTTTGTCTTGCAGTGGACCGCCGCCGCGGAAAGCACCCCGATCGCGACGGCCTTCACTCAGCAGCAGGGCGAGGCCTCGTACGCTCTCCTCATGCTCACGCCTCCGGCATGGCCGGATCAGCCACGGGCCGCTCAACCGCGCGAGGTCATTTTCGTGATCGACACGTCGGGCTCCATGGCAGGGACATCCATCGAACAGGCCAAAGCCGCGCTGCAGACGGCCTTGAGCCGCCTGACGGCGCAGGACCGCTTCAACGTCATCCAATTCAACAACGTCACGCGCGTGCTGTTCTCGGAGCCGCAGTCCGTCACTACGACGACGATCAGAAAGGCGGTCCACTATGTGGAACGGCTCCATGCCGACGGCGGCACGGAGATTCTCCCCGCGCTCAAGACGGCCCTCAAAGGCACGGCGCCCGCCACGCACGTGCGTCAAGTCGTCTTCCTCACCGACGGCCAGGTCGGCAACGAGGATGAACTCTTCGGCACCATACGAGACCAGCTCGGCACGAGCCGGTTATTCACCATCGGCATCGGCTCGGCGCCGAACAGCCACTTCATGCGGAAGGCTGCCGAATTCGGGCGAGGCACCTTTACCTATGTCGGCAGTGCGAGCGACGTCCGGATGCACATGGATGCGATGCTCAGAAAACTGGAACGGCCGGTGCTGACGGACGTCACCGTGGATGGGCTGGATCAAGCGGATGAACTGTTCCCGGCACGCATCCCGGATCTCTACGAGGGTGAGCCGATCGTCCTGGCGGTGAAAGGTGCGCGCTTGCCGGCCACCGTCACGCTTCGCGGTGTGCTCGGACGAACGCCCTGGACCTCGACGGTGTCACTCACAACTGGTTCACCCCGCGAAGGACTCGCCGTCCATTGGGCGCGCCGCAAGATCGATGCGCTCATGGACCGTCAACAATATGGGCAGGAAGATCCGGCTGTCCGGCAAGCCGTGCTCGACGTGGCGTTGGCCCATCATCTGGTCAGCACATACACGAGCTTGGTCGCAGTCGACCATGAGCCGGTTCGACCGACCGACAAGACGCTCGCGATGCATATGCTGAAGACCAACCTGCCGGCGGGACAAGATTTTCAGGCGATCTTCGGATTGCCGAGAACCGCGACCTCGGCGCAGCTGCAGATCTTCGTCGGAACCGCATGTCTGATACTGGCGTGGCTGACATGGCGATGGCGGCGGCAGGCATCCTGA
- a CDS encoding GNAT family N-acetyltransferase yields MALTFPSDARLKDASPVQLVLAGEHDVEPLRSLYRVIVEEGNSYPHDRFPDHDEFMDYWFRGKTTVAAYGPDRDQAHHMAGAFYLKPNWPGRAGHVANAGFIVAPAWRGTGLGWLLGTTMLDYARQLGYRSVIFNLVFSENLRARRLWERLGFSQLGMVPGAVRKNDGSYQDAIVMFRSLIDSPPHL; encoded by the coding sequence ATGGCGCTGACCTTTCCTTCTGACGCGAGATTGAAAGATGCCTCACCTGTCCAATTGGTGTTGGCAGGGGAGCATGACGTCGAGCCGCTACGGTCGCTCTATCGCGTCATCGTGGAGGAAGGCAATTCCTACCCGCATGACCGCTTTCCCGATCACGACGAATTCATGGACTACTGGTTCCGCGGGAAAACGACGGTTGCGGCGTACGGCCCCGATCGTGACCAAGCACATCACATGGCCGGTGCCTTTTATCTGAAACCCAACTGGCCCGGGCGGGCAGGGCACGTCGCGAATGCGGGATTCATCGTGGCGCCTGCGTGGCGCGGTACCGGGCTGGGTTGGCTGCTGGGGACGACGATGCTGGATTATGCCAGGCAACTGGGCTACCGCAGCGTGATTTTCAACCTTGTGTTCTCTGAGAACCTCCGTGCGCGTCGGCTGTGGGAGCGGTTGGGTTTCTCCCAACTCGGCATGGTTCCCGGCGCGGTGCGGAAGAACGACGGTTCATACCAGGACGCGATCGTCATGTTCCGCTCCTTGATCGACTCGCCGCCGCATCTGTAA
- a CDS encoding GAF domain-containing protein gives MQVRQAEPQLATPSTQSEQFIQEASLYVQQMLSGGIPRHEILTCLAKAGEFLAGPGCSVSILVLDEDGLLRNGASPNLPADYLRAIDRLKPDPMVGTCSVAAATGSVVITQDFCADDRWAELRHLPISLGFVGAWSMPIKSRTGTVLGTFGTYFRSRRTPTRHEQEGVEQLAAAAALVLAKA, from the coding sequence ATGCAAGTTCGACAAGCCGAACCTCAGCTAGCCACTCCTTCCACGCAGAGCGAACAATTTATTCAGGAAGCAAGCCTATACGTGCAACAGATGTTGAGCGGCGGAATACCCCGCCATGAGATACTGACTTGTCTGGCGAAGGCGGGAGAATTCTTGGCTGGACCCGGTTGCTCCGTTTCGATTCTTGTCCTCGATGAGGATGGACTGCTCCGCAACGGCGCATCTCCCAATCTGCCTGCGGACTATTTGCGTGCGATCGATCGTTTGAAGCCTGATCCAATGGTCGGGACCTGTTCTGTTGCGGCGGCCACGGGATCGGTCGTCATTACTCAGGATTTCTGCGCCGACGATCGATGGGCCGAACTTCGCCATCTGCCGATCTCCTTGGGTTTCGTCGGCGCATGGAGCATGCCGATTAAGTCCCGCACGGGCACCGTCCTCGGAACCTTCGGCACGTATTTTCGAAGCCGACGGACTCCCACTCGACACGAGCAAGAGGGTGTCGAGCAGTTGGCCGCTGCCGCGGCGTTGGTGCTGGCGAAGGCCTGA
- a CDS encoding OmpA family protein — protein sequence MSKSPSQVTSGPITPVISGPKKDKEVLLFSGLIVSLAVIIGGFWYYSSIEHTTAAVPDRLTGTEVSNALKGTVQPVATPVSLPATKSQEASQTPSAPDIIHRDLYFEVGRKGLTDEAKSIIQQQAVLLTNDGDLGVLVQGYTDRQGSAGYNLALGLKRAEAVKTELMSAGVAEHQIKTVSLGKEGVLCIDNSDVCRQMNRRVHLEIRTIGQEHMAPPVIATTPEPSASVETTQASAEPQPSSEDQSSLSEILIPSAGAAQPSDPNGTTLEPASGS from the coding sequence ATGTCAAAAAGTCCGTCACAGGTCACATCCGGCCCAATCACGCCGGTGATTTCAGGCCCTAAGAAAGATAAGGAAGTCCTCCTGTTCTCCGGGCTCATCGTGAGCCTCGCCGTAATCATCGGAGGGTTCTGGTACTACAGTTCGATCGAGCACACGACCGCCGCCGTTCCCGACCGCCTGACCGGGACCGAGGTCAGCAATGCGCTGAAAGGCACGGTTCAGCCGGTCGCCACGCCCGTTTCTCTTCCTGCGACCAAGAGTCAGGAGGCCTCACAGACCCCGTCCGCTCCGGACATCATCCACCGCGACCTGTACTTCGAGGTCGGCCGCAAGGGACTGACCGATGAAGCCAAGTCGATCATTCAGCAGCAGGCGGTCCTGCTCACGAACGACGGCGATCTGGGCGTCCTCGTCCAGGGTTACACCGACCGGCAGGGATCGGCCGGCTATAACCTGGCACTGGGCCTGAAGCGGGCCGAAGCGGTGAAAACCGAATTGATGAGCGCCGGCGTGGCGGAGCACCAAATCAAGACGGTGAGCCTGGGAAAAGAAGGGGTGCTCTGCATCGACAACAGCGACGTCTGCCGGCAGATGAATCGCCGCGTCCACTTGGAGATCCGGACGATCGGTCAGGAGCACATGGCCCCGCCGGTCATCGCGACCACGCCGGAGCCTTCAGCATCTGTTGAGACGACGCAAGCCTCGGCCGAGCCGCAGCCATCATCGGAGGACCAAAGCTCCTTGAGCGAGATCCTCATTCCTTCCGCCGGCGCCGCACAACCGTCCGATCCGAACGGCACAACCCTCGAACCGGCTTCCGGAAGCTGA
- a CDS encoding cation:proton antiporter, whose amino-acid sequence MESVFFTVALWLALAVVSSLIASRLRLSIALIEICVGTLAAAALSLFGSTALLAADAEWLRFLAASGAVVLTFLAGAELDPDVLRLKLAEVSVVGLIGFAAPLVGTAAAAHYVLGWNADASWLCGIALSTTSTAVIYAVMLDTGFNKTEFGKGMLGACFVNDLSSVIALGLLFAPLTYKTFVFVAGTVIVLGTLPYSTAWLTTHFAFRTAAIRTKWVMLVLFGLGSLALWSGSEAVVPAYLVGMVLAGSAARDAHWMRRLRTLTVGFLTPFYFLRAGMLVSLPALLTAPLVFVILLATKMVSKILGLYPVIGAFRTDPRERWYYTLLMSTGLTFGTIASLYGLSHGLVTPEQYSYIVAAVIASAVVPTLIAGLFFLPVHLLPAGDQPAKPPRINGLSNEG is encoded by the coding sequence ATGGAATCGGTCTTCTTTACGGTCGCCCTGTGGCTCGCCCTCGCCGTCGTCTCCTCCCTCATCGCGTCCCGTCTTCGCCTGTCGATTGCGTTGATCGAGATTTGCGTCGGAACGCTGGCCGCGGCCGCGTTGAGTCTCTTCGGCTCGACGGCCCTGCTGGCCGCCGACGCGGAGTGGCTGCGGTTTCTCGCGGCCTCCGGCGCCGTCGTCCTCACGTTTTTGGCCGGGGCGGAATTGGATCCCGACGTCCTGCGACTGAAACTCGCTGAAGTGAGCGTCGTAGGTCTGATCGGGTTTGCCGCTCCTCTTGTCGGTACGGCTGCGGCCGCCCACTATGTGCTCGGCTGGAACGCCGACGCAAGTTGGCTCTGCGGGATCGCCTTATCGACGACTTCCACGGCGGTGATCTATGCCGTGATGCTGGACACCGGCTTCAACAAGACGGAATTCGGCAAGGGGATGCTCGGCGCGTGTTTCGTGAACGACCTGAGTTCCGTGATCGCGCTCGGGCTCCTGTTCGCCCCCCTGACGTACAAAACGTTCGTGTTCGTTGCGGGGACGGTCATCGTACTCGGGACGCTTCCATACAGTACCGCCTGGCTCACGACGCATTTCGCCTTTCGTACGGCCGCCATCAGGACGAAATGGGTCATGTTGGTCTTGTTCGGGCTGGGAAGCCTGGCTCTCTGGTCGGGCAGTGAAGCGGTCGTCCCGGCCTATCTGGTGGGGATGGTCCTGGCCGGCAGCGCGGCCAGGGATGCCCATTGGATGAGGAGATTGCGGACGTTGACGGTGGGATTCCTCACGCCGTTTTACTTTCTTCGTGCGGGAATGCTGGTGTCGCTCCCGGCGTTGCTGACCGCGCCGCTCGTGTTCGTGATTCTCCTGGCGACGAAGATGGTATCGAAGATTCTGGGACTGTACCCGGTCATCGGCGCATTCCGGACGGATCCGCGGGAACGCTGGTACTACACGCTGCTGATGTCGACCGGACTGACCTTCGGCACGATCGCATCGTTGTATGGATTGTCCCATGGGTTGGTCACGCCGGAGCAGTATTCCTATATCGTGGCCGCCGTGATCGCGAGCGCGGTCGTCCCCACGCTGATCGCCGGCTTATTTTTCCTGCCGGTCCATTTGTTACCCGCCGGAGATCAACCGGCCAAGCCGCCCAGGATCAATGGATTGAGCAACGAAGGCTAG